A DNA window from Mycolicibacter hiberniae contains the following coding sequences:
- a CDS encoding L,D-transpeptidase: MWRGIVAIAGSVGLVFGSLGAATAGVSQAALTSPASGPAVAAIEPAAGSVVGVAYPVIVTFAGPVRDRAAAERGIRIDTPGKPVGHFEWTDSDVVQWVPDSYWAPHSKISVDAHGMSTGFETGDAVVGLADISDHTFTVSINGDVQRIMAASMGKPKRPTPTGSFTALSKERTIKFDSRTIGIPLNDPEGYLLNGEYAVRVTWSGVYVHSAPWSVGSQGYSNVSHGCINLSPDDAAWYFNTVRLGDPIIVQA, encoded by the coding sequence GTGTGGCGGGGAATCGTGGCGATTGCCGGGTCGGTGGGCCTGGTGTTCGGATCCTTGGGGGCAGCAACGGCCGGCGTCAGCCAGGCCGCTCTGACGTCGCCGGCGAGCGGGCCGGCCGTCGCCGCGATCGAACCTGCCGCCGGCTCGGTCGTCGGGGTGGCCTACCCGGTGATCGTGACGTTCGCCGGACCGGTTCGCGACCGCGCGGCCGCAGAACGGGGCATCCGGATCGACACCCCGGGCAAGCCGGTCGGCCATTTCGAGTGGACGGACAGCGACGTCGTGCAGTGGGTCCCCGACAGCTATTGGGCGCCGCACAGCAAGATCAGCGTCGACGCCCACGGGATGTCGACCGGCTTCGAGACCGGCGACGCGGTGGTGGGGCTCGCCGACATCTCCGACCACACCTTCACCGTCAGCATCAACGGCGATGTCCAGCGGATCATGGCCGCATCGATGGGCAAGCCGAAGCGTCCCACCCCGACCGGCTCGTTCACCGCGCTGTCGAAAGAGCGCACCATCAAGTTCGATTCACGAACCATCGGCATTCCACTCAATGACCCCGAGGGCTATCTGCTCAACGGCGAGTACGCCGTTCGGGTCACATGGAGCGGCGTATACGTGCATTCCGCTCCCTGGTCGGTGGGCTCGCAGGGTTACTCCAACGTCAGCCACGGCTGCATCAACCTCAGCCCCGACGACGCCGCGTGGTACTTCAACACGGTGCGTCTCGGCGACCCGATCATCGTCCAGGCCTAG
- a CDS encoding elongation factor G-like protein EF-G2, translating to MADKTGTSRGTSAAPTAATPAAIRNVVLVGPPGSGKTTLVEAMLVSAGMLPRAGCIAEGTTVCDYDESELRQQRSVAVACASLAHHGVKVNLIDTPGYADFLGDLRAGLRAADCALFVIAANDHLDDTAAALWRECGRAAMPRAVVVTKLDHPRADFPGQLQAARTAFGHEVLPLYVPGPAGGSGLIGLLTADTCPVPGAEDQRSALIEAIIEASEDESLLDRYLAGEPIDPAVLAADLHRAVARGSFFPVIPVCSNTGAGIGELLNVVTTGFPAPAEHPLPEVYRPSGVARSGLSCDPDGPLVAEVVRTTSDPYLGRISLVRVFSGTIQQDSGIHVSGHCAGFFGDAAGRADHDEDDRIGTLAFPFGRQQRPATVAIAGDICNVGRLSHAETGDTLSGKDEPLVCKPWPTPHPLLPVAVMPHTKSDEEKLAVGLARLAAEDASLRIERNPETHQIVLWCMGEAHSGIVLDALAHRYAVSVDTVALRVALRETFCATAKGHGRHVKQSGGHGQYAICDIEVEPLAPGSGFEFVDRVVGGVVPRQFIPSVAKGVRAQMERGLTTDTGGYPVVDIRVTLVDGKAHSVDSSDVAFQLAGAAALRDAAAPGAVRLLEPLDAVSVLIPDDLVGAVLGDLSARRARVLGTDTAGTGRSRVKAEVPQIELIRYAVDLRSLTHGAGSFTREFARYEPLPESAAAHAARTA from the coding sequence ATGGCAGACAAGACCGGGACGTCACGGGGTACGAGCGCCGCCCCGACTGCGGCCACTCCGGCCGCCATTCGCAATGTCGTCCTGGTCGGTCCGCCCGGTTCGGGCAAAACCACGTTGGTGGAGGCAATGCTGGTATCCGCCGGGATGTTGCCGCGGGCCGGCTGCATTGCCGAGGGCACCACGGTCTGCGACTACGACGAGTCGGAACTTCGGCAGCAGCGATCGGTCGCGGTCGCCTGCGCCTCACTGGCCCACCACGGCGTCAAGGTGAACCTGATCGACACCCCGGGTTATGCCGATTTCCTCGGCGACCTGCGCGCCGGGTTGCGGGCCGCCGACTGTGCGCTGTTCGTGATCGCAGCCAACGACCACCTCGACGACACGGCCGCCGCACTGTGGCGCGAGTGCGGCCGGGCCGCCATGCCGCGCGCTGTGGTGGTGACCAAACTGGACCACCCGCGGGCCGACTTCCCCGGGCAGCTTCAAGCCGCCCGCACCGCGTTCGGTCACGAGGTGCTGCCCCTGTATGTGCCCGGGCCGGCGGGCGGCTCCGGATTGATCGGGCTGCTGACCGCCGACACCTGTCCGGTACCCGGCGCCGAGGACCAGCGCAGCGCGCTGATCGAGGCGATCATCGAGGCATCCGAGGACGAGTCGCTGTTGGACCGTTATCTGGCCGGCGAGCCGATCGACCCCGCGGTACTGGCCGCCGACCTGCATCGGGCGGTGGCGCGTGGTTCGTTTTTCCCGGTCATCCCGGTGTGCAGCAACACCGGCGCCGGCATAGGCGAACTGCTCAACGTCGTCACGACCGGCTTCCCCGCGCCTGCGGAGCATCCGCTGCCGGAGGTGTACAGGCCTAGCGGCGTGGCACGCTCCGGGCTCAGCTGCGATCCGGACGGGCCGCTGGTGGCCGAAGTCGTCCGGACCACCTCGGATCCCTACCTCGGGCGGATCAGCCTGGTCCGGGTGTTCTCCGGAACCATCCAGCAGGACAGCGGGATTCACGTCAGCGGTCATTGCGCCGGATTCTTCGGCGACGCCGCCGGCCGTGCCGATCACGACGAAGACGATCGGATCGGGACGCTGGCGTTTCCGTTCGGCAGGCAACAGCGCCCCGCCACCGTCGCGATCGCCGGGGACATCTGCAACGTCGGCCGCCTCAGCCATGCCGAGACCGGCGACACCCTGTCCGGCAAGGACGAACCTCTGGTGTGCAAACCCTGGCCGACGCCGCATCCGCTGCTTCCCGTCGCCGTCATGCCGCACACCAAGTCCGACGAGGAGAAGCTGGCCGTGGGACTGGCCCGGCTGGCCGCCGAGGATGCGAGCCTGCGCATCGAGCGGAATCCGGAGACCCATCAGATCGTGCTGTGGTGCATGGGCGAAGCGCACTCGGGCATCGTCCTGGACGCGCTGGCCCACCGCTACGCGGTATCGGTGGACACGGTTGCGCTGCGGGTGGCACTGCGGGAAACGTTCTGCGCCACGGCCAAAGGCCATGGCCGGCACGTCAAGCAGTCCGGCGGTCACGGCCAATACGCCATTTGCGATATCGAAGTCGAGCCATTGGCGCCGGGCAGCGGCTTCGAATTCGTCGACCGTGTGGTCGGCGGTGTCGTGCCCCGGCAGTTCATCCCGAGCGTGGCCAAGGGCGTCCGCGCGCAGATGGAGCGTGGCCTGACCACCGACACCGGTGGCTATCCGGTGGTCGACATCCGGGTCACCCTGGTCGACGGTAAGGCGCACAGTGTCGACTCCTCCGATGTCGCGTTCCAGCTGGCCGGCGCCGCCGCCCTGCGCGACGCCGCCGCGCCCGGCGCGGTGCGTTTGCTCGAGCCTCTCGACGCTGTCAGCGTGCTGATTCCCGACGACCTGGTGGGCGCGGTGCTGGGCGATCTGTCCGCCCGCCGCGCCCGAGTGCTCGGCACCGATACGGCCGGCACCGGCCGCAGCCGCGTGAAGGCCGAAGTGCCCCAGATCGAGCTCATCCGGTACGCGGTCGACTTACGCTCGTTGACGCATGGTGCCGGTTCGTTCACCCGCGAGTTCGCCCGCTACGAACCGCTGCCGGAATCGGCGGCGGCCCACGCCGCCCGCACCGCCTGA
- a CDS encoding S1C family serine protease, whose product MSRAHRPGRWRLLSVISGAIATAGLVAAPVGAVPSLPAFPLDPSAMVAQVGPAVVNIDAQMGYQSAVGAGTGIVLDPSGVVLTNNHVIAGATSLTAVSVANGQAYDVDVLGFDRSHDVAVVQLRGADGLPAANIGNSSRVAIGDPVVAMGNAGGHGGTPSAVPGRVIGLNQTVSAVDELTGSTETLTNMIKADTAIRPGDSGGPMVNAAGQVIGMNTAASDNYKFAQPGGEGYAIPIDQAMAIANQIRAGIPSATVHIGETAFMGVGVVDSNGGARVAQVLDGTPAAATGIARDDVITSVDGQPVNSPTDLTDVLDQRHPGDTVTLTWRNPGGGEHTATVTLVPGPVG is encoded by the coding sequence ATGAGCAGAGCGCATCGCCCGGGCCGGTGGCGGCTGCTCAGCGTGATATCTGGCGCAATCGCTACCGCGGGACTGGTCGCCGCGCCGGTTGGGGCCGTACCCAGTTTGCCCGCTTTTCCGCTCGACCCGTCGGCGATGGTTGCGCAGGTCGGTCCCGCAGTGGTGAACATCGACGCTCAGATGGGCTACCAGAGCGCCGTCGGCGCCGGAACGGGCATCGTCTTGGACCCGAGCGGCGTGGTCCTGACCAACAACCACGTCATCGCCGGTGCCACCAGCCTCACGGCGGTCTCGGTGGCCAACGGCCAGGCCTATGACGTCGACGTGCTCGGCTTCGACCGCAGCCACGACGTGGCGGTGGTGCAGCTTCGCGGTGCCGACGGTCTGCCCGCGGCCAACATCGGCAACTCATCGCGGGTCGCCATCGGTGACCCGGTGGTCGCGATGGGCAACGCCGGCGGTCACGGCGGCACCCCCAGCGCGGTACCCGGCCGGGTGATCGGCCTGAACCAGACCGTCTCGGCGGTCGACGAGCTCACCGGTAGCACCGAGACCCTGACCAACATGATCAAGGCGGACACGGCGATTCGGCCCGGCGACTCCGGCGGTCCGATGGTGAACGCCGCCGGCCAGGTGATCGGGATGAACACCGCGGCCTCGGACAACTACAAGTTCGCGCAGCCGGGCGGTGAGGGCTACGCGATTCCGATCGACCAGGCCATGGCCATCGCCAACCAGATCCGGGCAGGTATCCCGTCGGCCACCGTGCACATCGGGGAGACGGCGTTCATGGGTGTCGGGGTGGTCGACAGCAACGGCGGCGCGCGGGTGGCCCAGGTGCTCGACGGCACCCCGGCGGCGGCCACCGGCATCGCCCGCGACGACGTCATCACCTCGGTCGACGGCCAGCCCGTCAACTCGCCCACTGACCTGACCGATGTACTGGACCAGCGTCACCCCGGTGACACCGTCACGCTGACGTGGCGGAATCCGGGCGGCGGGGAGCACACTGCCACCGTCACGCTGGTTCCGGGCCCGGTCGGCTGA
- a CDS encoding class I SAM-dependent methyltransferase, producing the protein MPSPAPRRAFNDAVTRFWSFAAPAYDAGFLQRWVYRPAQDELIAALRSHRPDRVADIACGTGILADRIERELSPAAVYGVDMSEGMLKEASSRSSRVQWLTGPAEQLPFDDGSLDAVVTSSAFHFFNQPAAVREFYRVLAPGGMAAVTAMSPRLPDPLERLSGLRWNPAKQPTPSEMSTLFTDAGFTVTDQHRVARPAWTLVVSDLITVGVKRSP; encoded by the coding sequence GTGCCGTCTCCCGCTCCGCGCCGAGCATTCAATGACGCCGTCACCCGGTTCTGGAGCTTTGCCGCTCCGGCCTATGACGCTGGGTTCCTGCAGCGTTGGGTCTACCGTCCCGCGCAGGACGAGCTGATCGCCGCGCTGCGGTCTCACCGGCCGGACCGGGTGGCCGACATCGCCTGCGGCACCGGCATCCTGGCCGACCGCATCGAACGCGAACTGTCCCCGGCGGCGGTCTATGGAGTGGACATGTCCGAGGGCATGCTGAAGGAGGCTTCCAGCCGCTCATCGCGGGTGCAGTGGTTGACCGGTCCCGCAGAACAGTTGCCGTTCGATGACGGGTCGCTTGATGCGGTGGTCACCAGCTCGGCGTTCCACTTCTTCAATCAGCCGGCCGCCGTGCGCGAGTTCTACCGGGTACTGGCGCCGGGCGGGATGGCAGCGGTCACCGCGATGAGTCCCCGGCTGCCCGATCCCCTCGAGCGGCTGTCGGGCCTTCGCTGGAACCCGGCGAAACAGCCGACCCCCAGCGAGATGAGCACGCTGTTCACCGATGCCGGCTTCACCGTCACCGACCAGCATCGGGTGGCGCGCCCCGCTTGGACGCTGGTGGTGTCGGATCTGATCACCGTCGGGGTCAAGCGCTCGCCGTAA
- the car gene encoding carboxylic acid reductase, with protein sequence MSTVIESEERLTRRVAELVATDPQFAAARPDPAISAELERLPRLAQVIQTVFDGYAERPALGQRAVDYVTDPATGRTTAVLLPRYDTITYGELGQRVRAAAAALAAGAVRPGDRVAVLGFTSVDYTVIDVALGMIGAVSVPLQTSAALSALVPIAAETEPRVIAASVDSLDDAVALALTGPVPTRLVVFDYHEQLDDHRDALAAARARLTGYEVVVEPLGDLLTRGRSLSLPNDFGGEPDRLALLVYTSGSTGAPKGAMYPEGNVTRMWVRSAKNWFGPTAVSITLNFMPMSHIMGRGILYGTLGNGGTAYFSARSDLSTFLEDLALVRPTELNFVPRIWEMLYQHFRSEVDGMGAARADAEAGVLAQMRAELLGGRCIFAMTGSAPISDELRSWVDELTELHVSNGYGSTEAGMVLMDGAVRRPPVIDYKLVDVPDLGYFGSDTPHPRGELLLKTENLFPGYYKRPDVTAEVFDADGYYRTGDVVAEIAPDRLVYVDRRNNVLKLAQGEFVTLAKLEAVFGNSPLVNQVYVYGNSAQPYLLAVVVPTPQAQARFDSEADLKAAIGESLQQVARDADLQSYEVPRDFLIETEPFTLENGLLTGIRKLAWPKLKAHYGQRLERRYAELAAGQADELSDLRHHGAQRPVLETVARAAAALLGAAAGDLAPDVHFTDLGGDSLSALTFGNLLRDIFDVDVPVGVIVSPANDLAAIADYIDVQRSAEQAGAKRPTFASVHGRDADHVAAADLTLDKFVGEATLAAAATLPGPSEEVRTVLLTGATGFLGRYLALQWLQRLAPVGGKLICLVRAKSDREARRRLDSVFDSGDRQLLARYTELADGHLEVVAGDKGEANLGLEQEVWQRLADTVDVIIDPAALVNHVLPYSELFGPNALGTAELIRLALTGKIKPFTYFSTIAVGDQVPNGAFTEDADVRVMSPVRAINDAYANGYGTSKWAGEVLLREANDLCGLPVAVFRCDMILADTSYAGQLNLPDMFSRMMFSLVATGVAPGSFYELSHDGHRQRAHYDGLPVEFIAEASTTLAAAAGGDYTTYHVMNPYDDGLGMDEFVDWLIEAGYPIRRIADYGDWLQRFETTLRALPERQRQASLLPLLHNYQKPQPPICGSIAPTDRFRAAVQSAGIGPDPEHADIPHVTPAVIVKYVTDLQLLGLL encoded by the coding sequence ATGTCCACTGTTATCGAATCCGAGGAGCGCCTCACCCGCCGCGTTGCCGAGTTGGTCGCCACCGACCCGCAGTTCGCCGCCGCCCGACCCGACCCGGCCATCTCCGCCGAGCTCGAACGTCTGCCGCGGTTGGCGCAGGTGATCCAGACCGTCTTCGACGGCTACGCCGAGCGCCCCGCGCTGGGGCAACGCGCCGTCGACTACGTGACCGATCCCGCCACCGGGCGCACCACCGCCGTGCTGCTTCCGCGTTACGACACCATCACCTACGGCGAACTGGGGCAGCGGGTCCGCGCTGCGGCGGCCGCCCTGGCCGCCGGCGCTGTGCGCCCCGGTGACCGGGTCGCGGTGCTGGGCTTCACCAGCGTCGACTACACCGTCATCGATGTGGCGCTGGGCATGATCGGTGCCGTCTCGGTGCCGCTGCAGACGTCGGCGGCCCTCAGCGCTCTGGTGCCCATCGCCGCCGAGACCGAGCCCCGTGTCATCGCCGCCAGTGTCGACTCGCTGGACGACGCGGTCGCGCTGGCCCTGACCGGGCCGGTCCCCACCCGGCTGGTGGTCTTCGACTACCACGAACAGCTCGACGACCACCGCGACGCGCTGGCCGCGGCGCGGGCACGCCTGACGGGGTACGAGGTGGTGGTCGAGCCGCTGGGCGACCTGCTGACCCGCGGCCGCTCTTTGTCGCTGCCCAACGACTTCGGCGGCGAGCCCGACCGGCTGGCCCTGTTGGTCTACACCTCCGGCAGCACCGGAGCCCCCAAGGGCGCGATGTACCCGGAGGGCAATGTGACCCGGATGTGGGTGCGGTCGGCCAAGAACTGGTTCGGCCCGACCGCTGTCTCGATCACCCTGAACTTCATGCCGATGAGCCACATCATGGGGCGCGGCATCCTGTACGGCACCCTGGGCAACGGCGGAACCGCCTACTTCAGCGCGCGCAGCGATCTGTCCACGTTCCTCGAAGACCTCGCGTTGGTGCGGCCGACCGAGCTGAACTTCGTCCCCCGGATCTGGGAGATGCTCTACCAGCACTTCCGCAGTGAAGTCGACGGCATGGGCGCAGCGCGGGCGGACGCCGAAGCGGGGGTCTTGGCGCAGATGAGGGCAGAACTGCTCGGCGGGCGGTGCATCTTCGCGATGACCGGCTCCGCGCCGATCTCCGACGAACTGCGGTCCTGGGTCGATGAGCTGACCGAGCTGCACGTCAGCAACGGCTACGGGTCCACCGAAGCGGGCATGGTGCTCATGGACGGTGCGGTGCGACGTCCCCCGGTTATCGACTACAAACTGGTCGACGTGCCGGATCTGGGCTATTTCGGCAGCGACACCCCGCACCCGCGCGGCGAGCTGCTGCTCAAGACCGAGAACCTGTTCCCCGGCTACTACAAGCGGCCCGACGTGACCGCCGAGGTCTTCGACGCCGACGGCTACTACCGCACCGGCGACGTGGTCGCCGAGATCGCGCCCGACCGGCTGGTCTACGTCGACCGCCGCAACAACGTCCTCAAGCTTGCGCAGGGCGAATTCGTCACCCTGGCGAAGCTGGAGGCCGTGTTCGGCAACAGCCCGCTGGTCAACCAGGTCTACGTCTACGGCAACAGCGCACAGCCCTACCTGCTGGCCGTGGTGGTCCCCACCCCGCAGGCCCAGGCGCGCTTCGACTCCGAGGCCGACCTGAAGGCGGCGATCGGCGAGTCGCTGCAGCAGGTGGCAAGAGACGCCGACTTGCAGTCCTACGAGGTGCCCCGTGACTTCCTCATCGAGACCGAGCCGTTCACGCTCGAGAACGGACTGCTGACCGGGATCCGCAAACTGGCCTGGCCCAAGCTGAAGGCGCATTACGGCCAGCGCCTGGAACGCCGCTACGCGGAACTGGCCGCGGGTCAGGCCGATGAGCTGAGCGACCTGCGCCACCACGGCGCGCAGCGGCCGGTGCTGGAGACGGTCGCGCGGGCCGCTGCGGCGTTGTTGGGAGCCGCCGCCGGCGACCTGGCGCCCGATGTGCACTTCACCGACCTGGGCGGCGACTCACTGTCCGCTCTGACGTTCGGAAATCTGCTGCGGGACATCTTCGACGTCGATGTACCGGTCGGCGTAATCGTCAGTCCGGCAAACGATCTGGCTGCAATAGCCGACTACATCGACGTGCAGCGCAGTGCCGAGCAAGCCGGTGCCAAGCGGCCGACGTTTGCTTCGGTGCACGGTCGTGACGCCGACCATGTGGCCGCAGCCGACCTGACCCTGGACAAATTCGTTGGCGAGGCCACGCTGGCCGCGGCGGCGACGCTGCCCGGACCGTCCGAAGAGGTGCGCACCGTGCTGTTGACCGGTGCGACCGGCTTCCTCGGTCGCTACTTGGCGCTGCAGTGGCTGCAGCGGTTGGCACCGGTGGGCGGCAAGCTGATCTGCCTGGTGCGGGCGAAGTCCGACCGGGAAGCCCGCCGGCGCCTCGACAGCGTCTTCGACAGCGGAGACCGGCAGTTGCTGGCCCGCTACACAGAGCTGGCCGACGGGCATCTGGAGGTTGTCGCCGGGGACAAGGGTGAGGCCAATCTCGGCCTGGAACAAGAGGTTTGGCAGCGCCTGGCAGACACGGTCGATGTCATCATCGACCCGGCCGCCTTGGTCAACCACGTGCTGCCCTACAGCGAACTGTTCGGGCCGAACGCGCTTGGCACCGCAGAGCTCATCCGGCTCGCGCTCACCGGCAAGATCAAGCCGTTCACCTACTTCTCCACCATCGCTGTCGGCGACCAGGTCCCGAATGGCGCGTTCACCGAAGACGCCGACGTGCGCGTGATGAGCCCGGTTCGGGCGATCAACGACGCCTACGCCAACGGGTACGGCACCAGCAAGTGGGCCGGTGAGGTGCTGCTGCGCGAGGCCAACGACCTGTGCGGCCTGCCGGTGGCGGTGTTCCGCTGCGACATGATCCTGGCCGACACCAGCTACGCCGGCCAGCTCAACCTGCCCGACATGTTCAGCCGGATGATGTTCAGCCTGGTGGCCACCGGGGTGGCGCCCGGATCCTTCTACGAGTTGAGTCACGACGGCCACCGGCAGCGCGCCCACTACGACGGCCTGCCGGTGGAGTTCATCGCCGAGGCGTCCACAACCCTGGCCGCGGCGGCAGGCGGGGACTACACCACCTACCACGTGATGAACCCCTACGACGACGGGCTGGGCATGGATGAGTTCGTCGACTGGCTCATCGAGGCCGGCTACCCGATCCGGCGGATCGCCGACTACGGCGACTGGCTGCAGCGGTTCGAGACCACGCTGCGGGCGCTGCCCGAACGCCAGCGCCAGGCGTCACTGCTGCCGCTGCTGCACAACTATCAGAAGCCGCAGCCGCCGATCTGCGGGTCGATTGCGCCGACGGACAGATTCCGGGCTGCGGTCCAGTCCGCCGGAATCGGGCCGGATCCCGAGCATGCCGACATCCCGCACGTGACCCCGGCAGTGATCGTCAAGTACGTCACGGATCTGCAACTGCTCGGCCTGCTGTGA
- a CDS encoding rhomboid family intramembrane serine protease, producing the protein MTVCYRHPDRATALRCTRCERPICGECMRGAAVGQHCVDCAHADGGTVRRTNSLVRAVTNTPVATYALIALSVLAFVGQLSSHQFESELVLWPPAVAEGQTYRLLTSAFLHYGAMHLLLNMWALYVVGPALEGSLGRARYLALYLLSALGGSVTVYLLAPLTSATAGASGAIFGLFGAALIVGRRLNVDVGWIGALIVINLVFTFTVPRISWQGHVGGLITGLVIACAYAYPPTANRPRIQAAAGLALLALFVALIWWRTAELVS; encoded by the coding sequence ATGACCGTCTGCTACCGGCACCCCGATCGGGCAACCGCGCTGCGCTGCACCAGGTGCGAGCGCCCCATCTGCGGTGAATGCATGCGTGGCGCCGCCGTCGGCCAGCACTGTGTGGATTGCGCGCACGCGGATGGCGGCACGGTGCGCCGGACAAACTCGCTGGTGCGCGCCGTCACCAACACGCCGGTGGCCACCTACGCGCTGATCGCGTTGAGCGTGCTGGCCTTTGTCGGACAGCTGTCGTCGCACCAGTTCGAGTCCGAACTCGTGCTCTGGCCCCCGGCAGTGGCCGAGGGGCAGACCTACCGACTGCTGACCTCGGCGTTCCTGCACTACGGCGCCATGCATCTGCTGCTGAACATGTGGGCGCTCTATGTGGTGGGTCCCGCACTCGAAGGCAGCCTGGGTCGTGCGCGCTACCTAGCGCTGTACCTGCTCAGCGCCCTGGGAGGTTCGGTGACGGTCTACCTGTTGGCGCCGCTGACCTCCGCCACCGCCGGCGCCTCGGGCGCCATCTTCGGGCTGTTCGGCGCCGCGCTGATCGTCGGACGGCGGCTGAATGTCGACGTCGGCTGGATCGGCGCACTGATCGTCATCAACCTGGTCTTCACCTTCACCGTGCCCAGGATCAGCTGGCAGGGGCACGTCGGCGGTCTGATCACCGGGCTGGTGATCGCGTGTGCCTATGCCTACCCCCCGACGGCGAACCGTCCCCGGATCCAGGCGGCGGCCGGTCTTGCGCTGCTGGCGCTGTTCGTCGCGCTGATCTGGTGGCGCACTGCCGAATTGGTCTCCTGA
- a CDS encoding acyltransferase family protein, with the protein MRREQRRPGIHALDGLRALAVALVLANHGGIPGLSGGFIGVDLFFVLSGFLITSLLIDELGRTGRIDLAGFWIRRIRRLLPALVLMVLTVAIAHELLPQQAVAGLREDAIAAFFWVANWRFVAQHTDYFTEAGTASPLQHTWSLGVEEQYYFLWPLLLIAIAVAWGARARRRGGWATVGGVRLTVFLLASAGAAASATLAEVLASPAYGDARDRVYFGTDTRAQALLIGAAAAALLVADWPALTAGWSVVRTRRALWVARLLPLAGLAVLAMAAHRATGSVEEFRGGLLTLVAVAAIAVIAPVALHQSGLVARALAWSPLVWLGAISYGVYLWHWPVFLVLNGERTGWSGWALFGVRCAATLLLAAVSWWVIEEPIRRWRPARVSLLPLGAAVSGSAVAVTLLVVPVVDRPRAENGLTPDVAAAAAVSPSPPARRLPPPQAVRHDPKRPRTVSVFGDSIGWTLMHYLPETPGYHFIDHTVVGCSIVRAGPYRWAGKTIDQGSECDGWPARWARQVKADRPDVVLLFVGRWETVDRVNEGRWSHIGAPTFDAYLTAELRRALDVLESAGSRVVVTTVPYSRYGERPDGGLWPEDKPERVDRWNALLRREVAGREAVTVMDLNKKLGPTGTYTAKVDGIKVRSDGIHLTPEGVKWLLPWLEESLS; encoded by the coding sequence ATGCGCCGAGAGCAACGACGACCGGGCATCCACGCTCTGGACGGACTGCGCGCCCTGGCTGTGGCGCTGGTGCTGGCCAACCACGGCGGCATTCCCGGGCTGTCGGGCGGATTTATCGGCGTGGACCTGTTCTTCGTGCTGAGCGGGTTCCTCATCACGTCGCTGCTCATCGACGAACTGGGGCGGACCGGCCGGATCGATCTCGCCGGGTTCTGGATCCGGCGTATCCGCCGGCTGCTGCCGGCGCTGGTGCTCATGGTGCTGACCGTCGCGATAGCCCACGAACTACTGCCACAGCAGGCCGTGGCGGGCCTGCGGGAGGATGCGATCGCCGCCTTCTTCTGGGTGGCGAACTGGCGATTCGTGGCCCAGCACACCGACTACTTCACCGAGGCCGGCACCGCCTCGCCGCTGCAACACACCTGGTCGCTGGGCGTCGAGGAGCAGTACTACTTCCTGTGGCCACTGCTGCTGATCGCGATCGCCGTGGCGTGGGGCGCCCGCGCCCGGCGCCGTGGCGGCTGGGCCACGGTCGGCGGCGTGCGGCTGACTGTTTTCCTGCTTGCCAGCGCGGGTGCGGCGGCCTCGGCGACGCTGGCCGAGGTTCTGGCCTCCCCGGCGTACGGGGACGCCCGCGACCGCGTCTACTTCGGCACAGACACCCGGGCGCAGGCGCTGCTGATCGGCGCCGCCGCGGCGGCCCTGCTGGTGGCGGACTGGCCGGCGCTGACGGCAGGCTGGTCGGTGGTGCGCACCCGGCGCGCGCTGTGGGTTGCCCGGCTGCTGCCGCTGGCCGGGCTGGCGGTGCTGGCGATGGCGGCGCACCGTGCGACCGGCAGTGTCGAGGAGTTCCGCGGCGGCCTGCTCACGCTGGTGGCCGTCGCCGCGATAGCCGTGATCGCCCCGGTGGCGCTGCACCAGAGCGGCCTGGTCGCCCGGGCGCTGGCCTGGTCTCCGCTGGTGTGGCTGGGGGCCATCTCCTACGGCGTGTACCTGTGGCACTGGCCGGTCTTTCTGGTCCTCAACGGTGAGCGCACCGGCTGGTCGGGCTGGGCGCTGTTCGGCGTGCGGTGCGCGGCCACCCTGCTGCTGGCGGCCGTGTCGTGGTGGGTCATCGAGGAGCCGATCCGCCGCTGGCGGCCGGCGCGGGTGTCGCTGCTACCGCTGGGGGCGGCGGTCAGCGGCAGCGCCGTTGCCGTCACGCTGCTGGTGGTGCCCGTCGTCGACAGGCCCCGGGCCGAGAACGGCCTGACGCCGGACGTGGCCGCCGCCGCCGCGGTGTCACCGTCGCCACCGGCACGCCGGCTGCCGCCCCCGCAGGCGGTGCGGCACGATCCCAAACGCCCGCGCACCGTGTCGGTGTTCGGCGATTCGATCGGCTGGACCTTGATGCACTATCTGCCCGAAACTCCCGGCTACCACTTCATCGATCACACCGTCGTCGGGTGCAGCATCGTGCGAGCCGGCCCCTACCGCTGGGCCGGCAAGACCATCGATCAGGGCTCCGAGTGCGACGGGTGGCCGGCGCGCTGGGCGCGGCAGGTCAAGGCCGACCGGCCCGACGTCGTGCTGTTGTTCGTCGGACGCTGGGAGACCGTGGATCGCGTCAATGAGGGCCGGTGGTCGCACATCGGGGCCCCGACTTTCGACGCCTACCTGACCGCCGAGCTGCGCCGCGCCCTGGACGTGCTGGAATCTGCCGGCAGCCGGGTGGTTGTCACTACCGTGCCCTACAGCCGGTATGGCGAGCGGCCCGACGGCGGTCTGTGGCCCGAGGACAAACCCGAGCGTGTCGATCGCTGGAACGCGTTGCTGCGCCGGGAGGTCGCCGGCCGTGAGGCTGTGACGGTGATGGACCTGAACAAGAAGCTGGGACCGACGGGCACCTACACCGCCAAGGTGGACGGCATCAAGGTTCGCAGCGACGGCATCCACCTGACGCCCGAGGGGGTCAAGTGGCTGCTCCCGTGGCTGGAAGAGTCGCTGAGCTAG